In Glycine max cultivar Williams 82 chromosome 7, Glycine_max_v4.0, whole genome shotgun sequence, a single window of DNA contains:
- the LOC100818285 gene encoding TFIIA-alpha and beta-like factor — MAASTTSQVYIQVIDDVVNKVRDEFVNNGGPDDEVLKELQSIWESKMMQAGAIVGLIERSGAPKPTPGGPITPVHDLNMPYEGTEEYETPTAEMLFPLTPLQTPLQTPLPGTVDNSMYNIPTGPSDYPSAGNEPGANNEIKGGRPGPYMVKLIL, encoded by the exons ATGGCAGCCTCCACCACCAGCCAGGTCTACATCCAGGTAATCGACGATGTCGTGAACAAGGTCCGCGACGAGTTCGTCAACAACGGTGGTCCCGACGACGAAGTTCTCAAGGAGCTTCAATCT ATATGGGAATCGAAGATGATGCAAGCTGGTGCCATTGTTGGTCTCATAGAAAGGTCCGGGGCGCCTAAGCCAACGCCTGGTGGTCCAATTACTCCGGTTCATGATCTTAACATGCCTTATGAGGGGACTGAGGAGTATGAAACTCCCACAGCGGAAATGCTTTTCCCCCTT ACGCCATTGCAAACTCCTCTTCAAACCCCTTTACCAGGAACTGTGGATAACTCAATGTATAACATTCCCACTGGACCTAGTGACTACCCGTCTGCTGGAAATGAGCCTGGTGCAAATAACGAGATAAAAGGTGGAAGGCCTGGTCCATACATGGTAAAGCTCATTTTGTGA